One Argonema galeatum A003/A1 DNA window includes the following coding sequences:
- a CDS encoding SDR family oxidoreductase produces the protein MTNTILVTGATGNVGGQVVKQLAAAGANVRAAVRSTSRAEGLTGVELVEFDFNKPETVQAAFEGADKVFLATPLVPNMVEIEATSVEVAKKAGVKHIVKLSVMGADSQPEMILAQMHREGEKKIEDSGISYTFFRPNSFHQNYITYTGNTIKSQNAFYLPLGDGKISFVDTRDIGAVAVAILTQSGHEGKAYEITGSEALSNAQLAEIFSTVLGRQINYIDIPEDSARNAMKEIGMPDLQIDMVLGLYAAQKAGAYSSLSPVVEQITGKKPITFEQFVRDYAQVFTGS, from the coding sequence ATGACAAACACAATCTTAGTCACAGGTGCCACCGGGAACGTAGGCGGTCAAGTCGTCAAACAGCTAGCAGCAGCAGGCGCAAACGTGCGTGCAGCAGTTCGTTCTACTAGCCGTGCCGAAGGGCTGACAGGCGTGGAATTAGTCGAATTTGACTTTAACAAACCAGAAACAGTTCAAGCCGCATTTGAAGGCGCTGACAAAGTTTTTTTGGCAACGCCGCTGGTTCCCAATATGGTAGAAATAGAAGCTACCAGTGTAGAAGTTGCCAAAAAAGCAGGTGTCAAACACATCGTTAAGCTGTCGGTCATGGGTGCAGATAGCCAGCCAGAAATGATTTTAGCTCAAATGCACCGCGAGGGAGAAAAAAAGATTGAAGATTCGGGAATTTCCTACACTTTTTTCCGTCCGAATTCCTTTCATCAAAATTACATTACTTATACCGGAAATACCATCAAAAGCCAGAATGCTTTTTATTTGCCATTAGGAGATGGAAAAATCAGCTTTGTCGATACGCGAGATATTGGAGCGGTAGCTGTAGCAATTCTCACACAAAGCGGTCATGAAGGCAAAGCTTACGAAATCACTGGTTCGGAAGCGCTCTCAAATGCTCAGTTAGCCGAAATATTTTCAACTGTTCTTGGCAGACAAATAAACTATATCGATATTCCAGAAGATAGCGCTCGTAATGCAATGAAAGAAATAGGAATGCCAGACCTACAGATTGACATGGTGTTGGGATTGTATGCTGCTCAAAAAGCTGGCGCTTACTCATCTTTGTCGCCAGTAGTAGAACAAATTACTGGGAAGAAACCAATTACTTTTGAACAGTTTGTTAGGGATTACGCTCAGGTATTCACAGGTAGTTAA
- a CDS encoding ATP-grasp domain-containing protein produces the protein MTEAAQLLGCKVYYIPRDFELCGTAENALYHIPKYPKENAGIWVGYIPECDRYEAIYNAALAKGIKLPNTPLQHKTAMELNLFYPLLKGLTPESVVIKSIDECAEAGNILGFPVFVKGAIQSRKSQGWESCVANNLDELVKLTEWLLKLKYSSRGRVIVRKLVNLRHTSQAPNGFPMGREFRFFIYNERVLKYGYYWQSRNDLSKLLPEEEKEVLNLAVLASKRLGVPYVTIDIGQLESGDWIVIETGDAQFAGLGQIPVLELWNKLKDITGE, from the coding sequence ATGACTGAAGCTGCCCAATTATTGGGATGCAAAGTCTATTATATACCGCGAGATTTTGAACTATGCGGCACGGCAGAAAATGCCCTCTACCATATTCCTAAATATCCGAAAGAAAATGCTGGTATTTGGGTAGGATATATTCCTGAGTGCGATCGCTATGAGGCTATCTACAATGCCGCTTTAGCTAAAGGAATAAAACTGCCCAATACACCATTGCAACACAAAACTGCAATGGAATTAAATCTATTTTACCCACTATTAAAAGGATTGACGCCCGAAAGCGTTGTCATTAAATCAATTGATGAATGTGCTGAAGCTGGCAATATATTGGGATTTCCTGTATTTGTCAAAGGAGCAATTCAGTCTAGAAAAAGTCAAGGTTGGGAGTCTTGCGTAGCAAACAATTTGGATGAGTTAGTTAAACTCACCGAATGGTTGTTGAAACTAAAATATAGTTCGCGAGGCAGAGTAATTGTCAGGAAATTAGTCAACTTGCGACATACTAGCCAAGCCCCAAATGGTTTCCCTATGGGAAGAGAGTTTAGATTTTTTATTTATAACGAGCGTGTTTTAAAGTATGGATATTATTGGCAAAGTCGAAATGATTTGAGCAAGTTATTGCCAGAAGAAGAGAAAGAAGTATTGAACTTGGCAGTCTTGGCATCGAAACGCCTTGGTGTTCCGTATGTAACAATTGACATCGGGCAATTAGAAAGCGGCGATTGGATAGTGATAGAGACAGGAGATGCCCAATTTGCGGGTCTTGGTCAAATTCCAGTTCTTGAACTATGGAATAAATTAAAAGATATCACAGGAGAATGA
- a CDS encoding Uma2 family endonuclease: MVVNKNQFYISPELYLKGEEVSPIKHEYRRGHVYAMTGAKNPHVIITGNLVTQLNNFLSDSPCIVLALDTKVRLEAANCFYYPDVVVTCDERDTTSTADFILYPSLIIEVLSKSTADFDRGDKFADYQTSSTLREYVLVSQSEILVECYRLNDEGIWVSQTYRESDEVELASVNFSCTIVEIYRKVPGIM, translated from the coding sequence ATGGTTGTTAACAAAAACCAATTCTACATTTCCCCAGAACTTTATCTCAAAGGAGAGGAAGTAAGTCCCATCAAACACGAGTATAGACGGGGGCACGTCTATGCAATGACGGGGGCAAAGAACCCCCATGTTATTATTACTGGAAACTTAGTAACACAGTTGAACAACTTTCTTTCGGATAGCCCCTGCATCGTCTTGGCATTAGATACGAAAGTTAGACTTGAAGCCGCCAATTGCTTTTACTATCCCGATGTAGTAGTGACTTGCGATGAACGAGATACAACTTCTACCGCAGACTTCATTCTCTACCCATCTTTAATTATCGAAGTCTTATCTAAATCAACAGCCGATTTTGACAGAGGCGACAAATTTGCCGACTATCAAACATCATCAACTTTACGGGAATACGTGCTAGTCAGTCAGTCTGAGATACTCGTCGAATGTTATCGTTTAAACGATGAGGGAATATGGGTTTCTCAAACTTACAGAGAAAGTGATGAAGTGGAATTAGCTAGTGTAAATTTTAGCTGCACTATCGTTGAAATCTATCGAAAAGTTCCTGGAATTATGTGA
- a CDS encoding MBL fold metallo-hydrolase, protein MAHLNQRRHQNVSGDFYVDRTCIDCDTCRWMVPEVFDRVDEQSAVYHQPMNEEERRRSLQALLACPTASIGTVEKPKDIKQAQQSLPILVDENIYHCGYHSENSYGAASYLIVRPEGNVLVDSPRFTPPLVKRLEEMGGIRYMYLTHRDDVADHRKYREHFGSDRILHEDDMNSGTCDVEIKLSGSEPHQLETDLLIIPVPGHTKGHTVLLYKNKYLFSGDHLAWSAQLDHLIAFRDACWYSWREQSKSMKKLSEYSFEWVLPGHGRRYHADAETMRHQMQQCIAYMEAK, encoded by the coding sequence ATGGCTCATCTAAATCAGCGTCGTCACCAAAATGTTAGCGGTGATTTTTATGTCGATCGCACTTGTATTGATTGCGATACTTGCCGATGGATGGTTCCAGAGGTATTCGATCGCGTTGATGAGCAGTCAGCGGTTTATCATCAACCGATGAATGAGGAAGAAAGAAGACGATCGCTCCAAGCACTCCTCGCCTGTCCCACCGCTTCTATCGGCACTGTCGAAAAACCAAAAGATATTAAACAAGCTCAGCAAAGTCTCCCTATTTTGGTAGATGAAAATATCTATCATTGCGGCTATCACTCGGAAAACTCCTACGGTGCGGCGAGTTATTTGATTGTGCGACCAGAAGGTAATGTTTTGGTTGATTCTCCCCGTTTTACGCCACCTCTTGTCAAACGGCTAGAGGAAATGGGTGGCATTCGTTATATGTATTTGACACACAGAGATGATGTGGCGGATCATCGGAAGTACAGAGAGCATTTTGGGTCCGATCGCATCCTTCATGAGGATGATATGAATTCGGGTACTTGCGACGTAGAAATCAAATTATCTGGTTCCGAACCGCATCAATTGGAGACAGACCTTCTAATTATTCCAGTTCCCGGTCACACCAAAGGTCACACAGTTTTGCTGTACAAAAACAAATATCTGTTCAGCGGCGATCATCTGGCTTGGTCTGCACAACTTGACCACCTCATTGCTTTCCGAGATGCCTGTTGGTACTCCTGGAGAGAACAGTCGAAATCTATGAAAAAACTGTCTGAATATTCGTTCGAGTGGGTACTACCCGGTCACGGACGCCGCTACCACGCTGACGCCGAGACAATGCGTCACCAAATGCAGCAGTGTATTGCTTATATGGAAGCAAAATAG
- a CDS encoding potassium channel family protein, whose protein sequence is MKPRIIVCGLGPTGYKIFCLLRQQGASVVGIDDQRIPGENDDVVTGDVKAAATLKAAGIHEAHTLVLAGKDEALNLAILTQARVLNPRIRIINRLFNTSLGDRLDKILPDHVTMSVAALAAPVFAFAALGNKAIGQLRLFNQTWPIHEVHIHENHPWKGRKLSELWDDRSRMLIYYMPVNGQIDLVSAVVCGQLLQEGDRLIIGTQPSVRNHRQPSIQKLLKIFTNLRQFKQHGQALAVITIVLFLTVFTGTLTYIFTNVQTSFIDALYFSVGMISGAGGNEKVAENAPDSIKLFTIFMMLVGAATIGIFYALLTDFVLGTRLKQFWDAARVPARNHYIICGLGGIGVQIVNQLHCHGHEVVVIEKDPNNRFVNTVRSSGVPVILGDASLSANLKAANLQKADALLAVTSDDMANLEIALTAKGIMPKLPVVVRNQDPHFASTVQKVFEFESVLSPTELAAPAFAAAALGGRILGNGITGDTLWVALATMITSGHPFCGKRVKEAAMDADFVPLYIETKSQTIHGWDVLETALGAGDILYLTMPATGLEQLWRVTPAQVLAS, encoded by the coding sequence ATGAAACCCCGAATAATTGTCTGCGGCTTAGGCCCGACTGGCTATAAAATCTTCTGCTTGCTAAGGCAACAGGGAGCATCTGTTGTTGGTATTGATGACCAACGTATCCCTGGTGAAAACGATGATGTTGTCACCGGAGATGTAAAAGCGGCTGCTACCCTGAAAGCGGCTGGGATTCACGAAGCGCATACCTTAGTTCTAGCTGGGAAGGACGAAGCGCTGAATTTGGCGATTCTCACCCAGGCACGAGTTCTCAACCCCCGCATTCGCATCATCAATCGGCTGTTCAACACCAGCTTAGGCGATCGCCTCGATAAAATCCTCCCCGATCACGTTACCATGAGCGTTGCCGCCCTAGCAGCGCCAGTATTTGCCTTTGCTGCCTTGGGAAATAAAGCGATCGGACAGTTGCGACTGTTTAACCAAACTTGGCCCATCCATGAAGTACATATTCACGAAAACCACCCCTGGAAAGGTCGTAAGCTGAGCGAACTGTGGGACGATCGTTCCCGGATGCTGATTTACTATATGCCAGTGAACGGTCAAATAGATTTAGTTTCTGCCGTCGTCTGCGGACAGCTGCTGCAAGAAGGCGATCGTCTGATTATCGGCACCCAACCCAGCGTCCGCAACCATCGCCAACCTTCCATTCAAAAACTGCTCAAAATTTTCACAAATTTGCGACAATTTAAGCAACACGGTCAAGCGCTAGCGGTGATAACTATCGTACTTTTCCTAACCGTTTTTACTGGCACGCTGACCTATATCTTCACCAACGTGCAAACATCTTTTATTGATGCGCTCTATTTTTCTGTCGGCATGATTAGCGGCGCTGGCGGTAACGAAAAAGTAGCAGAAAACGCTCCCGACAGCATCAAATTATTTACAATATTCATGATGCTGGTTGGGGCAGCAACTATTGGTATTTTCTACGCACTACTTACCGATTTTGTTTTAGGAACCCGCTTGAAACAATTTTGGGACGCCGCACGAGTTCCCGCACGAAATCACTACATTATCTGCGGACTAGGCGGCATCGGCGTGCAAATAGTCAATCAACTGCACTGTCACGGACATGAAGTAGTCGTCATCGAAAAAGACCCCAACAATCGGTTTGTCAATACAGTTCGTTCTTCAGGCGTTCCCGTGATTTTGGGAGATGCCAGTTTGTCGGCAAATCTGAAAGCTGCCAACCTTCAAAAAGCAGACGCCCTCTTAGCAGTTACCAGCGACGATATGGCAAATTTAGAAATTGCCCTCACCGCCAAAGGCATCATGCCCAAATTGCCGGTAGTCGTGCGTAATCAAGACCCGCACTTTGCTTCCACTGTGCAAAAAGTGTTTGAATTTGAATCTGTGTTGAGTCCGACTGAATTAGCTGCACCTGCTTTTGCGGCGGCAGCTTTGGGAGGACGCATTTTGGGTAATGGAATTACCGGCGATACTCTGTGGGTTGCCTTAGCAACGATGATTACTTCAGGACATCCTTTTTGTGGCAAGCGCGTTAAAGAAGCGGCGATGGATGCTGACTTCGTGCCTTTGTATATCGAAACAAAATCCCAAACCATTCATGGCTGGGATGTATTGGAAACCGCATTAGGTGCTGGGGATATTTTGTATCTCACCATGCCTGCAACTGGACTGGAACAATTGTGGCGCGTGACGCCTGCTCAAGTTTTGGCTAGCTAA
- a CDS encoding DUF433 domain-containing protein — protein MTLKELEPQLLALSDDEKAQVVQLLSQGKINLGRGIEKTPGVCGGSACIVGTRITVWGLIEARRIGYSEADLLTSYPSLSATDIANAWAYAEAFPDEIETEIRENDRVMYEDL, from the coding sequence ATGACGCTGAAAGAATTAGAGCCTCAACTGCTGGCACTCTCTGACGACGAAAAAGCTCAAGTCGTTCAACTCCTATCCCAGGGCAAAATTAATCTAGGGCGCGGTATTGAAAAAACGCCTGGTGTTTGTGGTGGTAGTGCTTGTATTGTTGGAACTCGCATCACCGTTTGGGGACTTATAGAAGCTCGTCGCATTGGATATAGTGAAGCCGATTTACTCACTAGCTATCCATCGCTTTCTGCTACTGATATTGCAAATGCCTGGGCTTATGCTGAAGCTTTCCCGGACGAAATTGAAACAGAAATCCGGGAAAACGATCGAGTGATGTACGAGGATTTGTAG
- a CDS encoding DUF5615 family PIN-like protein translates to MARLYADEQYPYPVVELLRSLGHDVLTVQEAGKANQRIPDPDVLAFATNSNRAVITQNRKDFFRLHRIQPDHAGIIACTNDRDWEALANRIHVAITAKEPLQGKLIRVVRPAVSP, encoded by the coding sequence ATGGCGCGTCTCTATGCTGATGAGCAATACCCATATCCTGTTGTAGAATTGTTGCGATCTTTGGGACATGATGTTTTAACTGTTCAAGAAGCAGGTAAAGCAAATCAGAGAATTCCCGATCCGGATGTGTTAGCTTTTGCAACTAACTCCAACCGTGCTGTTATTACCCAGAATCGTAAAGATTTCTTTCGATTGCATCGCATACAGCCAGATCATGCTGGTATTATTGCCTGTACGAACGACCGCGATTGGGAGGCGCTGGCTAACCGAATCCACGTTGCAATTACAGCAAAAGAACCTTTGCAAGGCAAACTGATTCGCGTTGTGCGTCCTGCTGTGTCACCCTAG
- a CDS encoding Uma2 family endonuclease, translated as MSSLESAAAIPSDLIWRLSLDRYHSMIKNGILTDEDPVELLEGWLVFKMPKNPPHRAATRLVRIAIESILPSGWYVDSQEPIALFDSEPEQDVVVVRGDTRQYLDRHPGAEDIALVVEVADTTLQRDRSLKKRIYARAGIPIYWIVNLLSRQIEVYTQPFGEAEHSDYATQQNYGLEDALPLAIEGFEIGTLSVDSLLP; from the coding sequence ATGTCGTCCCTAGAGAGTGCAGCAGCAATTCCTTCAGATTTGATCTGGCGCTTAAGCTTAGATCGTTATCATAGTATGATTAAAAATGGTATTCTTACGGACGAAGATCCGGTAGAATTGTTAGAAGGCTGGTTAGTTTTCAAAATGCCAAAAAATCCCCCACATAGAGCAGCAACTCGCCTTGTCAGAATCGCGATCGAGAGCATTTTGCCTTCAGGATGGTATGTCGATTCGCAAGAACCGATCGCACTATTTGATAGCGAACCAGAACAGGATGTGGTTGTTGTTAGAGGAGATACTCGACAGTACCTCGATCGACATCCGGGTGCTGAAGATATTGCCCTTGTTGTCGAAGTAGCCGATACGACCCTTCAACGCGATCGCTCTTTAAAGAAACGCATTTATGCTCGTGCTGGCATTCCAATTTACTGGATTGTAAATCTCCTCTCTCGACAGATTGAGGTATATACTCAGCCATTTGGAGAAGCCGAACATTCAGATTATGCCACACAACAAAACTATGGGCTAGAGGATGCGCTGCCTTTAGCGATCGAAGGATTTGAGATAGGAACGCTCTCTGTAGATTCTCTATTGCCTTAA
- a CDS encoding type II toxin-antitoxin system VapC family toxin produces MSETVYIETSILGYLTARSTKNLILAANMEVTRDWWESRRGNFTLYISQAVLKEVALGDAEIAAQRLEILHGFPLLELNQAVEDLAAQFLTRSNLPPKANVDAIHIAAATVHGLDYLLTWNCKHIANAQIQGKLAEISLDFGYELPILCTPYELLEG; encoded by the coding sequence ATGAGTGAAACCGTATATATTGAAACCAGTATCTTAGGCTACCTCACTGCCAGATCCACCAAAAATCTAATTCTGGCTGCAAATATGGAAGTAACACGAGATTGGTGGGAATCTCGTCGAGGTAATTTTACGCTCTACATCTCACAAGCAGTCCTGAAAGAGGTAGCCTTGGGAGATGCAGAGATCGCGGCTCAACGCTTGGAGATACTTCATGGCTTTCCACTACTAGAATTAAATCAGGCTGTAGAGGACTTAGCTGCACAATTTCTCACTCGCAGTAATCTCCCTCCCAAAGCGAATGTCGATGCGATTCACATTGCAGCCGCTACCGTTCATGGCTTGGATTACCTGTTAACGTGGAATTGTAAGCATATTGCCAACGCGCAGATTCAGGGAAAGCTTGCAGAGATCAGCCTTGACTTCGGATACGAGTTACCCATCCTTTGTACACCTTACGAATTGCTGGAAGGTTAG